Proteins found in one Paenibacillus borealis genomic segment:
- a CDS encoding TIGR04086 family membrane protein, which produces MSLIRRLFSWKISSPVLSGLCRSFLWMLLGAFVLSLLLWGSGLQEQDLTMYTYIVHGIAAAFGGLTAGSRASSKGWYQGGLTGAFYGLIVLLIGFLALDSAPEGIDFLWVLAAAGIGALGGIFGVNLQKS; this is translated from the coding sequence ATGTCGTTAATCAGGCGTCTATTCTCATGGAAAATATCTAGTCCTGTATTATCGGGTTTATGCCGGTCGTTCCTGTGGATGCTGCTGGGCGCGTTCGTCCTCTCCCTGTTGCTCTGGGGCAGCGGACTGCAGGAACAGGATCTGACCATGTACACCTATATTGTACACGGCATAGCTGCCGCTTTCGGAGGTTTGACTGCAGGGAGCCGGGCTTCAAGTAAAGGCTGGTATCAGGGAGGTCTCACTGGTGCATTCTATGGATTGATTGTTCTGCTGATCGGATTTTTGGCTCTGGACAGCGCACCCGAAGGGATTGATTTCCTGTGGGTGCTTGCTGCAGCAGGCATTGGTGCACTCGGGGGAATATTTGGGGTTAATTTGCAAAAATCCTAA
- a CDS encoding YetF domain-containing protein — protein sequence MFQHITAHIFLTVLMYIFIFLSMRIMGKREIGKLSVFDLTISIMIAEIAVFVIEDIERPIYDGFVPMATLVLIQVLVAQLSLKSRKLRLLVDGKPSILISDGKLHRGEMRKQRYNIDDLLLQLRGQNIDSPADVEFAILETSGQLTVIEKNKGVSSSNQTGNSSSSAEQKEQNSGGQESSGGSDKSDKSNKSDNSKKSGKSDSSGKVKLPKHKIRYEGLPIPLIMDGKVQDGNLEMIGKNRFWLRTQIRQKGVSDFRDVFLCSIDHKGQIYIDPISRR from the coding sequence TTGTTCCAGCATATTACTGCCCACATCTTTCTGACCGTGCTGATGTATATCTTCATTTTCCTGAGTATGCGGATCATGGGCAAACGGGAGATCGGCAAATTGTCTGTTTTTGACCTCACGATTTCCATAATGATTGCTGAGATCGCTGTGTTTGTAATTGAAGATATCGAGCGGCCCATCTATGACGGGTTCGTGCCTATGGCAACACTGGTTCTGATTCAGGTATTGGTCGCACAGCTTAGTCTGAAGAGCCGGAAGCTGCGCCTGCTGGTGGATGGCAAGCCGAGTATCCTCATCTCGGACGGTAAGCTCCACCGGGGCGAAATGCGTAAACAAAGATATAACATTGATGATCTGCTGCTGCAGCTGCGCGGGCAGAACATAGACAGTCCGGCAGATGTAGAGTTTGCCATTCTTGAAACAAGCGGGCAGCTCACCGTGATTGAGAAGAATAAAGGTGTATCCTCGTCCAATCAGACCGGAAACAGCAGTTCAAGCGCTGAGCAGAAAGAGCAGAACAGCGGAGGCCAGGAGAGCTCCGGAGGTTCAGATAAGTCAGACAAATCAAACAAATCAGACAACTCAAAAAAATCGGGCAAATCGGACAGTTCCGGTAAAGTTAAGCTTCCGAAGCATAAAATCCGCTACGAGGGGCTGCCGATCCCGCTGATTATGGACGGGAAGGTGCAGGACGGCAACCTGGAGATGATCGGCAAGAACAGATTTTGGCTTAGAACGCAGATCCGTCAGAAGGGCGTCTCCGATTTCCGCGATGTCTTCCTATGCTCGATTGATCATAAAGGGCAGATTTATATTGACCCGATCAGCCGCCGGTAA